From the genome of Hymenobacter sp. PAMC 26628, one region includes:
- a CDS encoding HEAT repeat domain-containing protein, with product MTLLLSRRWGLMPAVLLLAACARTPRPSAGPPAPNKYADAALREIGTAQDERNAAALLPFLKNASPAYRREAALALASVQDRTAVPALLPALRDADPSVRRAAAYALGQTGDSLAVDSLRVRVLQEPDPLVRRYAHEALGRCVTQRSLPELWRVPVLTDTARAGAQAWGLARAALRGLSSPEAIRRTVLLLNDFKLNDEPRLAAATALARTPRVLDADLARLGGSPLLRLLAQDRYYAVRAAAATALGRLARPPAAGPGAPVAAASAALPAAAGALRRAAARDADYRVRVVALRGLPYGPAEYGASRATVFGALGNRREPVALTAAEWLLAHARGETGDALAAEATRHDAWRVRATLLAAALKVASPASRPSIAGTVEKRYGAATSVYEKAICCKPWAKMRAASTSCSAKPLPRGSRR from the coding sequence ATGACGTTACTCCTTTCGCGCCGCTGGGGCCTGATGCCCGCCGTGCTGCTCCTGGCCGCCTGCGCCCGCACCCCGCGGCCCAGCGCCGGGCCCCCGGCGCCCAACAAATACGCCGATGCCGCCCTGCGCGAAATTGGCACGGCCCAGGACGAGCGCAACGCCGCCGCGCTGCTCCCGTTCCTGAAAAATGCCAGCCCCGCTTACCGCCGCGAGGCCGCCCTGGCCCTGGCCTCGGTGCAGGACCGCACCGCCGTACCCGCCCTGCTGCCCGCCCTGCGCGACGCCGACCCTAGTGTGCGCCGCGCCGCCGCCTATGCCCTGGGCCAAACCGGCGACAGCCTGGCCGTGGACAGCCTGCGCGTGCGCGTGCTGCAAGAGCCCGACCCGCTGGTACGCCGCTACGCCCACGAGGCCCTGGGCCGCTGCGTGACGCAGCGCTCGCTGCCCGAGCTGTGGCGCGTGCCCGTGCTGACCGACACGGCCCGCGCCGGGGCCCAGGCCTGGGGCTTGGCGCGGGCCGCGTTGCGCGGCCTAAGCTCGCCCGAGGCCATCCGGCGCACGGTGCTGCTGCTCAACGATTTTAAGCTAAATGATGAGCCCCGCCTGGCCGCGGCCACGGCCCTGGCCCGCACCCCACGGGTCCTCGACGCGGACCTGGCCCGGCTAGGCGGCAGCCCGTTGCTGCGCCTGCTGGCGCAAGACCGCTACTACGCTGTGCGCGCTGCTGCCGCCACCGCGCTGGGCCGGCTGGCCCGCCCGCCGGCGGCCGGCCCCGGGGCGCCTGTTGCGGCCGCTTCCGCTGCGCTGCCCGCCGCCGCCGGGGCCCTGCGCCGCGCCGCCGCCCGCGACGCCGACTACCGGGTGCGCGTGGTGGCGCTGCGCGGCCTGCCCTACGGCCCCGCCGAGTACGGCGCCAGCCGGGCCACGGTGTTTGGGGCCCTGGGCAACCGGCGCGAGCCGGTGGCCCTTACAGCGGCCGAGTGGCTGCTGGCCCACGCCCGGGGCGAAACCGGCGACGCCCTGGCCGCCGAAGCCACCCGGCACGATGCTTGGCGGGTGCGGGCCACGCTGCTGGCCGCGGCCCTGAAGGTAGCCAGCCCCGCCAGCCGTCCCAGCATCGCGGGCACCGTGGAGAAGCGCTACGGCGCCGCTACTTCGGTGTACGAAAAGGCTATTTGCTGCAAGCCTTGGGCGAAAATGCGGGCAGCTTCGACTTCTTGCAGCGCGAAGCCTTTGCCGCGGGGCAGTCGCCGGTAG
- a CDS encoding peptidylprolyl isomerase, protein MGENAGSFDFLQREAFAAGQSPVVGGYALGALVAARRQADFPAGRQADFAGALRQALAGGDVAQLGTAAEALADPQLVPTVAPADLAALRQAQAKLQLPRDIEAWQGLQQALDKLTHAPQPTPSPVGQARQHPIDWGLVQGIPTNQRVKISTTQGDIVLELKVNDAPGSVANFVALVRRHFYDGLYFHRVVPDFVAQGGDPRGDGSGSTDYTLRSEFGDLRYQEGSVGLASAGKDTESCQWFITHTPTPHLDGRYTIFAQVVSGMTVVHHLEIGDKIVAVELVANP, encoded by the coding sequence TTGGGCGAAAATGCGGGCAGCTTCGACTTCTTGCAGCGCGAAGCCTTTGCCGCGGGGCAGTCGCCGGTAGTGGGCGGCTACGCGCTGGGGGCCCTGGTAGCCGCCCGTCGGCAGGCCGATTTCCCGGCTGGCCGCCAAGCCGATTTTGCCGGGGCCCTGCGTCAGGCCCTGGCGGGCGGCGACGTGGCCCAGCTCGGCACCGCCGCTGAGGCCCTGGCCGACCCCCAGCTGGTACCAACCGTTGCGCCCGCCGACCTAGCGGCCCTGCGCCAAGCCCAAGCCAAGCTGCAGCTGCCGCGCGACATTGAGGCCTGGCAGGGCTTGCAGCAGGCCCTCGACAAGCTCACCCATGCCCCACAACCCACGCCGAGCCCCGTGGGCCAAGCCCGCCAGCACCCCATCGACTGGGGCCTAGTGCAAGGCATTCCGACCAACCAACGCGTAAAAATCAGCACCACCCAGGGCGACATCGTACTGGAGCTGAAGGTGAATGATGCCCCCGGCTCGGTGGCCAACTTCGTGGCGCTGGTGCGGCGGCACTTCTACGACGGGTTGTATTTCCACCGCGTGGTGCCCGATTTTGTGGCTCAGGGCGGCGACCCGCGCGGCGATGGCTCGGGCAGCACCGACTACACGCTACGCTCGGAATTTGGCGACCTGCGCTACCAGGAGGGCAGCGTGGGCCTGGCCTCGGCCGGCAAAGACACCGAGAGCTGCCAGTGGTTCATCACCCACACGCCCACCCCGCACCTCGACGGCCGCTACACCATTTTTGCCCAGGTAGTGAGCGGGATGACCGTGGTGCACCACCTCGAAATCGGGGATAAAATCGTGGCTGTGGAGCTGGTGGCCAACCCGTAA
- a CDS encoding mechanosensitive ion channel family protein — translation MLLVNNPFTAERLAGYATQLVSLVVLYLPRLAVAVLVLVVGWWVIGWASRLVAVATERLDISLRSFLTSLFSIVLKVLLLISVAGMVGLQTTSFVAILGAAGLAVGLALQGTLANFAGGVLILVFKPFVVGDAIEAQGKSGVVQAIQIFNTLLLTPHGDTVILPNGATSNGVIVNKSSEKHALVEIQVDVDAGTDVAALRARALPLLQADPQVLADPAPTVDVVALKADTTTVAFRAHTLPGQEGTAFNRLIEQLQPVIYPPQKPAAA, via the coding sequence ATGCTGTTGGTTAACAATCCTTTCACTGCCGAACGGCTGGCGGGCTACGCTACGCAGTTGGTGTCGCTGGTGGTGCTGTACCTGCCCCGGCTGGCCGTGGCCGTGCTGGTGCTGGTAGTGGGCTGGTGGGTGATTGGCTGGGCCAGCCGCCTGGTAGCCGTGGCCACCGAGCGGCTCGACATATCGCTGCGCTCGTTCCTCACCAGCCTGTTCAGCATTGTCCTCAAAGTGCTGCTGCTCATCAGCGTAGCGGGCATGGTGGGGCTGCAAACGACGTCGTTCGTGGCCATATTGGGGGCGGCGGGCCTGGCCGTGGGCCTGGCGTTGCAGGGCACGCTGGCCAACTTTGCGGGCGGGGTGCTCATCCTCGTGTTCAAGCCGTTTGTGGTGGGCGACGCCATCGAGGCCCAAGGTAAAAGTGGCGTGGTGCAAGCCATCCAAATCTTCAACACGCTGCTGCTCACGCCCCACGGCGACACGGTGATTCTACCCAACGGCGCGACCTCTAACGGCGTGATTGTTAACAAATCCTCCGAAAAGCACGCGCTGGTGGAAATTCAGGTGGACGTGGACGCGGGCACCGACGTGGCCGCCCTGCGCGCCCGGGCCCTGCCCCTCCTGCAAGCCGACCCCCAGGTGCTGGCCGACCCCGCCCCGACGGTGGACGTGGTGGCCCTCAAGGCCGACACCACCACGGTGGCGTTTCGCGCCCACACCCTGCCCGGGCAGGAAGGCACCGCCTTCAACCGCCTCATCGAGCAGCTGCAACCCGTCATCTACCCGCCCCAGAAGCCGGCTGCCGCGTAG
- a CDS encoding energy transducer TonB — translation MKIYLLLALALSTAPPGGALAQAPPTRRDTTFFDAGWHHVSRSNAVFFGWVTPLDSGRCRIQTYYLTGERQFEAVGRPGPPVVRDGPATFYYRSGQPEAAGRYANGKRTGPWEYWHENGTPKPTLTFVPRPPTPDGGVPQLVEQMPAFPGGQVALLHYLATHAHYPTPTDKTQPRPAGQVFVQFVVDSTGAVVRPVVLKSLAPACDAEALRAVGSLPRWAPGRRNGQPVAVRFVVPLTFRP, via the coding sequence GTGAAAATCTACCTCTTACTTGCCCTGGCGCTAAGTACCGCGCCCCCCGGTGGGGCCCTGGCGCAGGCCCCGCCAACCCGGCGCGACACCACGTTCTTCGACGCTGGCTGGCACCACGTCAGCCGGTCCAACGCCGTATTTTTCGGCTGGGTGACCCCACTCGACTCGGGCCGCTGCCGCATCCAAACCTACTACCTCACCGGCGAGCGGCAGTTTGAGGCCGTGGGCCGCCCCGGCCCCCCGGTGGTGCGCGACGGGCCCGCCACGTTCTACTACCGCTCGGGCCAGCCGGAGGCCGCCGGCCGGTACGCCAATGGCAAACGGACGGGCCCCTGGGAGTATTGGCACGAAAACGGCACGCCCAAGCCCACCCTCACCTTCGTGCCCCGGCCCCCCACCCCCGACGGCGGCGTGCCGCAGCTGGTGGAACAGATGCCGGCGTTCCCCGGCGGCCAAGTGGCCCTGCTGCACTACCTGGCCACGCACGCGCACTACCCCACCCCCACCGATAAAACCCAGCCGCGCCCCGCGGGCCAGGTATTCGTGCAGTTCGTGGTCGACTCTACTGGGGCCGTGGTGCGGCCCGTGGTCCTCAAAAGCCTTGCCCCGGCCTGCGACGCCGAGGCCCTGCGGGCCGTAGGCAGCCTGCCCCGCTGGGCCCCCGGCCGCCGCAATGGCCAGCCCGTGGCGGTGCGCTTCGTGGTGCCCCTCACCTTCCGGCCGTAG
- a CDS encoding cupin domain-containing protein, with translation MSDTTITKVDSRHSPKGPEGEKFLASGKHVSMRLWENEQPGEPKAPSAAAYETVGYVLSGKAELHLAGQVVILEQGNSWVVPQGAEHTYKILESFSAVEATSPPSQMHGGK, from the coding sequence ATGTCCGATACCACCATCACCAAAGTCGATTCGCGCCACTCGCCCAAGGGCCCCGAGGGCGAAAAATTCCTGGCTTCCGGCAAGCACGTGTCCATGCGCCTGTGGGAAAACGAGCAACCCGGCGAGCCCAAGGCCCCCAGCGCTGCCGCCTACGAAACCGTGGGCTACGTGCTCAGCGGCAAGGCTGAGCTGCACCTGGCCGGCCAAGTGGTAATCCTGGAACAGGGCAACTCGTGGGTGGTGCCCCAAGGCGCCGAGCACACCTACAAAATACTCGAAAGCTTCTCGGCCGTAGAGGCTACCTCGCCGCCCTCGCAAATGCACGGCGGGAAGTAA
- a CDS encoding serine O-acetyltransferase produces the protein MTTPSAGFATHLAQAHAAVPDALPGAAFCALADNLLALLFPERAERPLTSADAVAAELHRFRAELGALLAAVPGLPAPAATLAAEFTVQLPLLREALLRDAAAILASDPAAQDRAEVISTYPGFYATAIHRLAHALHQRGVPRLPRLLAEHAHQRTGVDIHPGARIGPAFCIDHGTGIVIGETAVIGANVQIYQGVTLGALSVTKGLQGHKRHPTIEDQVVIYAGATILGGSTVVGTRSIIGGNVWLTESVPSHSRVYHRAQIHISRTEDPANELMFSI, from the coding sequence GTGACCACCCCTTCCGCTGGTTTTGCTACCCACCTTGCCCAGGCCCACGCGGCCGTGCCCGACGCCCTGCCCGGGGCCGCGTTCTGCGCCCTGGCCGACAACCTGCTGGCCCTGCTCTTCCCCGAGCGCGCCGAGCGCCCCCTGACCAGCGCCGACGCCGTGGCCGCCGAGCTGCACCGCTTCCGGGCCGAGCTGGGGGCCCTGCTGGCCGCTGTGCCGGGGCTGCCCGCGCCGGCCGCCACGCTGGCCGCCGAGTTCACAGTCCAGCTGCCGCTGCTGCGCGAGGCCCTGCTGCGCGACGCGGCCGCCATCCTCGCCAGCGACCCCGCCGCCCAGGACCGCGCCGAGGTCATCAGCACCTACCCCGGCTTTTATGCCACGGCCATCCACCGGCTGGCCCACGCCCTGCACCAGCGCGGCGTGCCGCGCCTGCCGCGCCTGTTGGCTGAGCACGCCCACCAACGCACGGGCGTCGACATCCACCCCGGGGCCCGCATCGGCCCGGCGTTCTGCATCGACCACGGCACGGGCATCGTCATCGGCGAAACGGCCGTAATTGGGGCCAACGTGCAGATTTACCAGGGCGTCACGCTCGGGGCCCTCAGCGTCACGAAAGGCTTGCAGGGCCACAAGCGCCACCCCACCATCGAGGACCAAGTGGTAATTTACGCCGGCGCCACCATCCTGGGCGGCAGCACGGTGGTGGGCACGCGCAGCATCATCGGCGGCAACGTGTGGCTCACCGAAAGCGTACCCTCGCACTCGCGCGTCTACCACCGCGCCCAAATCCACATTTCCCGCACCGAAGACCCGGCCAACGAACTGATGTTTTCGATTTAA
- a CDS encoding four helix bundle protein: MEPSLLPPDNMGTEPRYLKLGDIEAYRISFALSNVVWRQVASCEQLAQRTVGKQFVRATDSISANIAEGFGRFSKKDKVRFYRIARGSLFEALDWNEKAKVRGLVTPAQYMQVYTELQRLPKAINSPIKFTNERLKI; the protein is encoded by the coding sequence TTGGAACCTTCGTTGCTGCCACCAGATAATATGGGTACTGAGCCTAGATACCTGAAGTTGGGGGACATCGAAGCATATCGCATCAGTTTTGCATTGAGCAATGTGGTTTGGCGACAGGTTGCGAGTTGTGAACAGCTGGCCCAGCGCACGGTGGGCAAACAGTTCGTGCGGGCCACGGACAGCATTTCGGCCAATATTGCCGAGGGCTTCGGCCGGTTTAGCAAAAAGGACAAGGTGCGCTTTTACCGCATCGCACGCGGCTCATTATTTGAGGCCCTGGATTGGAACGAGAAGGCAAAAGTGCGGGGCCTCGTTACACCGGCGCAATACATGCAGGTGTACACAGAATTGCAACGACTGCCCAAGGCTATTAATTCGCCCATAAAATTCACGAACGAGCGCCTGAAAATTTAA